A window from Eretmochelys imbricata isolate rEreImb1 chromosome 23, rEreImb1.hap1, whole genome shotgun sequence encodes these proteins:
- the LOC144278855 gene encoding tyrosine-protein phosphatase non-receptor type 18-like, with product MSSWAETLRAFLGAEPGPGRLGQEFQDIKARASAFRQQQGFSAEVGARKENIKKNRYKDILPYDQTRVVVNLCTDEGQTDYINASFIQWANNKRCYIATQGPLPHTVLDFWRMIWEYGVKVGVTLLEGPGLAVTCSPP from the exons ATGAGCAGCTGGGCCGAGACGCTGCGGGCGTTCCTGGGCGCCGAGCCCGGGCCGGGCCGCCTGGGCCAGGAGTTCCAG GACATCAAGGCCCGAGCCAGCGCCTTCCGGCAGCAACAGGGGTTCTCCGCAGAGGTCGGGGCCAGGAAAGAGAACATCAAGAAGAATCGGTACAAAGACATCCTGCCat ATGATCAGACCCGGGTCGTTGTGAATCTCTGCACGGACGAAGGGCAGACGGACTATATCAACGCCAGTTTCATCCAG TGGGCGAATAACAAGAGATGCTACATCGCGACCCAGGGGCCGCTGCCTCACACCGTCCTGGATTTCTGGCGCATGATTTGGGAGTACGGGGTGAAGGTGGGTGTAACGCTTCTCGAGGGCCCAGGCCTGGCAGTCACCTGCTCACCCCCGTAG
- the LOC144279145 gene encoding vacuolar fusion protein MON1 homolog B-like produces the protein MATGEPGSPTREGMALPQEQAGLRPTDTEGDEPSAGPEEQEELPAPQSNGPLRAADGQGDTQEEPSDKELSDSASTDNTLEDSSEFGRPLGVVACEPGGPLAPPTHRDEDVTAASWRARRKHIFVLSEAGKPIYSRYGNEEALSSTMGVMMALVSFIQSGDNAIRSIYSDDRKLVFVQQGPLVLVSVSRTLQSEQQLRQELLYVYYQILSMLTQVSITRIFERKKNYDLRRLLAGSEKILDRLLNLVELDPGFLLGAVRCLLLPASLRDALGTLLQKAITPNLVFSILVARSRLVTAVQERAVIEECRLEPTDLHLLLNLIGASSAFQAGEIWTPICLPRFNPDGYFYAYISYLDTECTVCLVLLSTDKESFYAVSDCKKRVEEAMRTQGSLQVLSGGLQSPSYGVGQVGVPDLRHFLYKPLDIPENYRQLPQFTSPELEGPYCSEEEQHRLFDLYHYLHSRIHSTSRPLRLIYHVAEKETLLAWVTSKFELYTCFSPLVTKAGAINVLTKLLRWIKKEEDRLFIRYPPKYSTTPNPGKGAKGSRPDGAENGFFAGL, from the exons ATGGCAACGGGCGAGCCCGGCTCACCGACACGGGAAGGGAtggcactgccccaggagcaggcCGGGCTGCGCCCCACAGATACAG AGGGGGACGAGCCCAGCGCTGGCccggaggagcaggaggagctgccTGCCCCACAGAGCAATGGGCCCTTGAGAGCGGCTGATGGCCAGGGGGACACCCAGGAGGAGCCGAGCGACAAGGAGCTGTCAGACTCGGCCTCCACTGACAACACCTTGGAGGACTCGAGCGAGTTTGGGCGGCCTCTGGGGGTGGTGGCCTGCGAGCCGGGGGGCCCGCTGGCCCCACCCACGCACCGCGACGAGGACGTGACGGCCGCCAGCTGGCGGGCCCGCCGGAAGCACATCTTCGTGCTGAGCGAGGCCGGCAAGCCCATCTACTCTCGCTACGGCAACGAGGAGGCCTTGTCCTCCACCATGGGCGTCATGATGGCGCTGGTGTCCTTCATCCAGAGTGGCGACAACGCCATCCGCTCCATCTACTCGG ACGACCGGAAGCTGGTGTTCGTGCAGCAGGGCCCGCTGGTACTGGTGTCGGTGTCGCGGACGCTGCAGTCGGAGCAGCAGCTGCGCCAGGAGCTGCTCTACGTCTATTACCAGATCCTCAGCATGCTGACCCAGGTGAGCATCACCCGCATCTTCGAGCGCAAGAAGAACTATGACCTGCGGCGCTTGCTGGCGGGCTCCGAGAAGATCCTCGACCGCCTGCTCAACCTGGTGGAGTTGGACCCTGGCTTCCTGCTGGGGGCCGTGCGCTGCCTGCTGCTGCCCGCCTCCCTGCGGGACGCCCTGGGCACCCTGCTGCAGAAGGCCATCACCCCCAACCTGGTCTTCTCCATCCTGGTGGCCCGGAGCCGGCTGGTCACAGCGGTGCAGGAGCGGGCGGTGATTGAGGAGTGCCGGCTGGAGCCCACCGACCTCCACCTGCTGCTCAACCTGATTGGGGCCAGCTCGGCCTTCCAGGCCGGGGAGATCTGGACACCCATCTGCCTGCCCCGCTTCAACCCCGACGGGTACTTCTACGCCTACATCTCCTACCTGGACACGGAGTGCACTGTCTGCCTGGTGCTGCTCTCCACCGACAAGGAGTCCTTCTACGCCGTCTCGGACTGCAAGAAGCGGGTGGAGGAGGCCATGCGGACTCAGGGCTCGCTGCAGGTGCTCTCGGGCGGCCTGCAGAGCCCCTCCTATGGCGTGGGGCAGGTCGGGGTGCCCGACCTGCGGCACTTCCTCTACAAGCCGCTGGATATCCCGGAGAACTACCGCCAGCTGCCCCAGTTCACCAG cccagagctggaggggccgtATTGCAGCGAGGAGGAGCAACACCGGCTCTTTGACCTCTACCATTACCTGCACAGCCGCATCCACAGCACCTCTCGCCCCCTGCGCCTCATCTACCATGTGGCCGAGAAGGAGACGCTACTCGCCTGG GTCACCAGTAAGTTCGAGCTGTACACCTGCTTCAGCCCCCTGGTAACCAAGGCCGGCGCCATCAATGTCCTCACCAAGCTATTGCGCTGGATCAAGAAGGAGGAGGACCGGCTGTTCATTCGCTACCCCCCAAAATACTCTACCACGCCTAACCCTGGGAAGGGTGCCAAGGGCAGCCGGCCCGATGGTGCTGAGAATGGATTTTTTGCTGGTCTCTAA